Proteins co-encoded in one Granulicella cerasi genomic window:
- a CDS encoding DUF427 domain-containing protein: MAKAVWNGQTLAESEKIQTVDGTVYFPEETVNRAFLRTSSTSSSCPNKGRARYYTVLVDGQENPDAAWYYPDPKPAARGVKHHVAFWRGVEVTA; this comes from the coding sequence ATGGCAAAGGCAGTATGGAACGGTCAAACTCTTGCGGAGAGCGAGAAGATTCAAACGGTTGACGGTACTGTGTATTTCCCGGAAGAGACTGTAAACAGGGCTTTTCTGCGCACCAGCTCCACGAGTTCGAGCTGCCCGAACAAGGGACGCGCTCGCTATTACACCGTTCTGGTAGACGGTCAGGAAAATCCCGACGCGGCCTGGTACTACCCCGATCCGAAGCCCGCAGCGCGTGGCGTGAAGCATCATGTGGCGTTCTGGCGTGGTGTGGAAGTAACCGCGTAA